Proteins encoded together in one Oceanobacillus iheyensis HTE831 window:
- a CDS encoding methyl-accepting chemotaxis protein yields MDVVNVKTHPLLEAFIQVGPFIQQLVNDDITIGIYDTEKLLKNFPGQTFSLDVSAGDPLLEGDIVTRAIQEGENQSMVVPAHVLGVKLISKAVPIRDEFGNIVGGVGLGMNVDKAQQLSDVSGNLSDVFEDITKTITDMAESISQLSENMNFVSQKSVEVGESVQLIEEFSQTVKGIADQSNLLGLNAAIEAARAGEHGRGFSVVASEVRKMAANSKTQVDEIYTITNKIKSVIDGLDKDIQKANLESDSQSAAIEELTATMQEVNSNIQSLAAMAKENTEIRN; encoded by the coding sequence ATGGATGTAGTAAATGTAAAAACCCATCCGTTATTGGAGGCTTTTATTCAGGTTGGGCCTTTTATACAGCAATTAGTAAATGATGACATAACGATTGGAATATATGACACGGAGAAGTTATTGAAGAATTTTCCGGGTCAAACATTTTCATTGGATGTTTCAGCAGGAGACCCGTTATTAGAGGGAGATATCGTAACGAGAGCGATTCAAGAAGGGGAGAACCAGTCTATGGTAGTTCCTGCTCATGTTCTCGGTGTGAAATTAATTTCAAAGGCAGTTCCTATAAGAGATGAATTTGGCAACATTGTTGGCGGTGTTGGCTTAGGAATGAACGTGGATAAAGCACAACAACTGTCAGATGTATCTGGGAATTTATCCGATGTTTTTGAAGATATTACTAAAACGATTACAGATATGGCAGAATCTATCTCTCAATTGTCAGAGAATATGAACTTTGTATCACAAAAGTCAGTTGAAGTTGGAGAGAGTGTCCAGTTAATTGAAGAATTTTCACAAACGGTAAAAGGAATTGCCGATCAAAGTAACTTGCTCGGTTTAAATGCTGCTATCGAAGCGGCTCGAGCAGGAGAACATGGTAGAGGTTTTTCTGTGGTTGCCAGTGAAGTTCGTAAAATGGCTGCTAATTCTAAAACACAAGTAGATGAAATCTATACGATTACGAATAAAATTAAATCCGTTATTGATGGTCTTGATAAAGATATTCAAAAAGCTAATCTTGAATCAGACTCTCAATCAGCTGCTATTGAAGAACTTACAGCAACAATGCAAGAAGTAAATAGCAATATTCAAAGCTTAGCTGCCATGGCTAAGGAAAATACAGAAATACGAAATTAG
- a CDS encoding M20 peptidase aminoacylase family protein, producing MTTSIEQRVRDVFHYLHQHPEISWEEVETTKYIKQQLEKAGCNVTTFTDCTGVIGEYGDFNKGLPVVGIRADMDALWQEVNGIFQANHSCGHDAHMAMVLGVLWSLQEIPNMKDKIAIKFIFQPAEENGSGALKMVEKGVVDNVDYLFGVHLRPDQEAKMGTATPVIVHGATRMFHGEIQGDDAHGARPHLNHNAIEVGAQIVNMIRQIHLDPRIPHSVKMTKFQSGGKNANIIPGNAAFSLDLRAQSNMVMENLERKVHNIFDAVRDLYDIKIEITDVHGIAAAEINEEAIDIMQSAITSHLGEEKLLEPLITPGGDDFHFYTIKRPELKATMLGLGCSLTPGLHHPTMTFDQHALENGVGILTKAVLDVYK from the coding sequence ATGACAACGAGTATTGAACAAAGAGTAAGAGATGTGTTTCATTATTTACACCAACATCCTGAAATTAGTTGGGAAGAGGTGGAAACTACCAAGTATATCAAGCAGCAACTAGAAAAAGCAGGGTGTAATGTGACCACCTTTACGGATTGTACAGGGGTAATTGGAGAATATGGAGATTTTAATAAGGGACTTCCGGTTGTAGGTATTCGTGCAGATATGGATGCACTATGGCAAGAAGTGAATGGGATTTTTCAAGCGAACCATTCTTGTGGACATGATGCACATATGGCAATGGTCCTTGGTGTACTATGGTCATTACAAGAAATTCCAAATATGAAAGACAAGATAGCGATTAAGTTTATCTTTCAACCAGCTGAAGAAAATGGTAGCGGTGCACTTAAAATGGTAGAAAAAGGTGTGGTAGACAACGTCGACTATTTATTCGGTGTACATCTTCGTCCAGACCAAGAAGCGAAGATGGGGACAGCAACTCCGGTTATTGTACATGGTGCCACTAGAATGTTTCATGGTGAGATTCAAGGAGACGATGCGCATGGAGCTAGACCACATCTAAATCATAATGCAATCGAAGTCGGAGCCCAAATCGTTAATATGATCCGTCAAATTCACTTAGATCCACGTATTCCTCATTCTGTAAAAATGACAAAATTTCAGTCCGGTGGAAAGAATGCTAATATTATTCCCGGAAATGCTGCATTTAGCCTTGATTTACGAGCGCAATCAAATATGGTAATGGAGAATTTGGAAAGAAAGGTTCATAATATCTTTGATGCAGTTCGAGATTTATATGATATTAAAATTGAAATAACAGATGTACATGGGATTGCTGCAGCAGAAATTAATGAAGAAGCTATCGATATTATGCAAAGTGCTATTACTTCTCATCTAGGAGAGGAGAAATTGCTCGAACCATTAATAACACCTGGTGGGGATGACTTCCATTTTTATACTATTAAACGTCCAGAACTGAAAGCCACGATGCTTGGTTTAGGCTGTTCACTAACTCCTGGTCTGCATCATCCGACAATGACATTTGATCAACATGCACTTGAAAATGGAGTGGGAATTCTAACAAAAGCAGTATTAGATGTATATAAATAG
- a CDS encoding MurR/RpiR family transcriptional regulator — MNREYVERTKTNLPEMTKGLKKVGRYLLAEPIVFAIHPAKKVGSMIDVSETMVIRFCHFIGYRGYADLQKEVRHHLISLENSNDKKNVSTKESNFEQFIEEDVKNLKQMKNIIDVDVLNDVIERILDSEKVIVAGYYHSFSFAHWFSFNLNYIVGNASLFRPESDAGILELMPKKSCIIIFSFFRYAIDTIRLAEEAKKKGVPVIVITDSWASPAAEYADFVISIYSSDNSNVLLQKGPITMSLMNSILSKLIDQVQDRGKILPTFKYYIKDGEDE, encoded by the coding sequence ATGAACCGAGAATATGTAGAAAGAACAAAAACGAATCTCCCAGAAATGACTAAAGGATTAAAAAAAGTAGGGAGATATCTGTTAGCCGAGCCGATCGTATTTGCCATACACCCAGCTAAAAAAGTAGGCAGTATGATAGACGTAAGTGAAACAATGGTGATACGATTTTGTCATTTTATAGGATATCGAGGATATGCAGATCTACAAAAAGAAGTGAGACATCATTTAATAAGTCTAGAAAATAGCAACGATAAGAAGAATGTTTCCACGAAAGAATCTAATTTTGAACAATTTATAGAAGAAGATGTTAAGAATTTAAAGCAGATGAAGAATATAATAGATGTAGATGTATTAAACGATGTTATAGAGAGGATTCTAGATAGTGAGAAAGTTATAGTTGCAGGCTACTATCATTCTTTCAGTTTTGCGCATTGGTTTTCATTTAATTTGAATTACATTGTAGGGAATGCTTCTTTATTTCGACCAGAAAGCGATGCAGGGATACTCGAATTAATGCCTAAAAAATCTTGTATCATTATTTTCTCTTTCTTCCGCTATGCAATAGACACGATTCGTTTAGCGGAAGAAGCTAAGAAAAAAGGGGTTCCTGTAATCGTAATTACTGATTCATGGGCATCGCCTGCAGCCGAATATGCTGATTTTGTTATTTCGATTTACTCATCGGATAATTCGAATGTTCTGTTACAAAAAGGACCAATAACCATGTCTCTGATGAATTCAATCTTATCTAAATTGATCGATCAGGTTCAAGATCGAGGTAAAATATTACCGACATTTAAGTATTATATAAAGGACGGGGAAGATGAATGA
- a CDS encoding YfcC family protein — protein MKMDAIVGVSIIYLGAYSGFAIGFLDPMTTGFGQQIAQLPLFSGIGFRLIIYVTVVSATISYIIWYANRVKNDPNKSIIRENRFPKYDEGSIDEVDGTLTTVHKIVLTILVLGIGTYVYGVFQLDWSINEMAGVFIAIAMLTAIVSKMGANHMVEEFMHGAKGVLYGALIIGMARSIVVVLENGYVLDTIVNGMAIIMEPFSSVLGAIAMFIGNGLFNLIVSSGSGQAAIVMPIMTPLADLMDVPRQVAVQAYSMGDGFTNIITPLSGVLMANLAIAGIPWTKWIKFAIPLVIIWYIIGIIFLSIGVMINWGPM, from the coding sequence ATGAAAATGGATGCAATTGTTGGAGTATCTATTATTTATCTAGGTGCCTATTCTGGTTTTGCTATCGGATTTCTCGACCCAATGACAACTGGATTTGGACAACAAATTGCACAGCTTCCTTTATTTTCAGGAATTGGTTTTCGGTTAATCATATATGTGACTGTTGTAAGTGCTACGATTTCTTACATTATCTGGTATGCAAATCGAGTTAAAAATGACCCGAATAAAAGTATTATTCGTGAAAATCGTTTTCCTAAATATGACGAAGGAAGTATCGATGAAGTAGATGGAACGTTAACCACTGTTCACAAAATTGTTTTGACGATACTTGTACTTGGAATCGGAACATACGTCTATGGCGTGTTTCAATTAGATTGGTCCATTAATGAAATGGCAGGAGTATTTATTGCTATCGCCATGTTAACTGCTATTGTCTCAAAAATGGGAGCAAATCACATGGTAGAGGAATTTATGCATGGTGCTAAAGGTGTTTTATATGGTGCACTAATCATTGGTATGGCTCGATCTATTGTCGTTGTATTAGAAAACGGCTATGTACTTGATACTATTGTCAATGGAATGGCAATTATAATGGAACCTTTTTCAAGTGTATTAGGAGCAATTGCTATGTTTATCGGTAATGGCCTGTTTAACCTTATTGTTTCTTCCGGCAGTGGGCAAGCAGCCATTGTGATGCCAATTATGACTCCTCTTGCAGACTTAATGGATGTACCAAGACAAGTAGCCGTACAAGCCTATTCAATGGGTGATGGATTCACAAATATAATTACCCCATTATCTGGGGTATTGATGGCTAATCTAGCAATCGCAGGCATCCCATGGACCAAATGGATTAAATTTGCTATTCCATTAGTTATTATTTGGTATATTATTGGCATTATTTTCTTAAGCATTGGTGTTATGATAAATTGGGGACCGATGTAG
- the menC gene encoding o-succinylbenzoate synthase encodes MKFQEITMHKVSMRMKNPFTTSFGTEQDRSFVVIEAKDELGNTGWGECVTSDSPLYIEEFTDGSWVMLEQFLVPLALQHEWEHPDELAELFAPFKRNNLAKAVIDAAAWDIYAKRQGISLSEAIGGTKKEIEVGVSLGIEDDMEQLLTKIKEKVDEGYKRIKVKIKPGKDVEVVKQIREHYPDIPLMVDANSAYTLDDIDLLKQLDPYNLMMIEQPLTAGDLIDHAELQKHLETPICLDESIHSYDDARKAIQLGSGKIINMKVGRVGGLSIMKKIHDLCEEAAIPMWCGGMLESGIGRAHNIAVTSLANFTLPGDTAASSRYWHEDIIEPEVFVHNGILQVPSDPGIGYNVSREKLERYTVQKKTFKR; translated from the coding sequence ATGAAATTTCAAGAAATCACCATGCATAAAGTAAGCATGCGTATGAAAAACCCATTCACAACAAGTTTCGGTACCGAACAAGACCGCAGCTTTGTTGTTATCGAAGCAAAAGATGAACTCGGAAATACCGGCTGGGGAGAATGTGTCACATCAGATTCCCCATTGTATATCGAGGAATTCACGGATGGAAGCTGGGTAATGTTAGAACAGTTTCTCGTACCGCTTGCATTGCAACATGAGTGGGAACATCCAGATGAATTAGCAGAACTGTTCGCTCCTTTTAAACGAAATAACCTCGCAAAAGCTGTAATTGATGCAGCAGCCTGGGATATATATGCAAAGCGACAAGGAATCTCATTATCAGAAGCTATTGGTGGAACAAAAAAAGAAATTGAAGTTGGTGTCAGCCTAGGTATTGAAGATGACATGGAACAATTACTTACGAAAATTAAGGAAAAAGTGGACGAAGGATACAAACGAATTAAAGTTAAAATTAAACCCGGTAAGGATGTTGAAGTAGTAAAACAAATAAGAGAACATTACCCTGACATCCCTCTAATGGTTGATGCAAACTCCGCCTATACATTAGATGATATAGATTTATTAAAACAACTGGATCCATATAACTTGATGATGATCGAACAACCATTAACTGCTGGTGACCTTATTGACCACGCAGAATTACAAAAACACTTGGAAACCCCTATCTGTTTGGATGAGAGTATTCATTCTTATGATGATGCGAGAAAAGCTATACAACTTGGTAGTGGAAAAATCATAAATATGAAAGTTGGTCGTGTAGGCGGACTTTCTATCATGAAAAAAATCCATGATCTTTGTGAGGAAGCTGCTATTCCAATGTGGTGCGGTGGCATGCTTGAATCTGGAATTGGACGTGCCCATAATATTGCAGTAACTTCCTTAGCAAACTTTACATTACCAGGTGATACTGCAGCTTCTTCTCGCTATTGGCATGAAGACATTATCGAGCCTGAAGTTTTTGTTCATAACGGTATTCTACAGGTCCCAAGCGATCCTGGCATTGGATATAACGTAAGTCGAGAAAAACTAGAAAGATATACAGTGCAAAAGAAAACTTTCAAGCGTTAA
- a CDS encoding L-cystine transporter gives MDNLFILINVVVLLALIGLLIYMQKKHVSFAKRVFTGMGIGIVLGAILQGIYGEGSSILNGTLDWYSIVGSGYVRFLMVIVVPLVMISIIRAIINLDKSKELGKMAGWIIGILISTTLIAALVGIGSALVFDLSAEQIEAGQAETDRGLSIEQSFSEMEGQTTPQRILNFIPSNIFLDMTGERPTSVIAVVIFSVIIGIATLGVQRKQPEHAAIFTKGINAIFSIIMRIVTLVLRLTPFGVLALMTNMVASTNYEGIIQLGKFVIASYAALLVMFVIHLVLVGVFGLNPMTYLKKVIPVLVFAFTSRSSAGTIPLNISAQKNALGVDDGAANISASFGATMGQNGCAGIYPAMLAVMIAPTVGIDPLSLDFIIQLVLITAISSFGVAGVGGGATFAAIIVLSSMGLPVGLAGLLISIEALIDMGRTALNVNGSMVSGTLTSKVMRNLNHEKYQDKKSVVENAGI, from the coding sequence ATGGATAATTTGTTTATTTTAATCAACGTCGTAGTTTTACTGGCACTTATTGGACTACTAATTTATATGCAGAAAAAACATGTATCATTTGCCAAACGAGTATTTACTGGTATGGGTATAGGGATTGTCTTAGGAGCAATTCTGCAAGGGATATATGGTGAAGGGTCTTCGATTTTAAATGGGACACTCGATTGGTATAGCATTGTTGGTAGTGGATACGTAAGATTCCTTATGGTAATAGTCGTACCTCTAGTAATGATATCGATTATTCGTGCCATTATAAATCTAGATAAGTCCAAAGAACTTGGAAAAATGGCTGGTTGGATCATCGGAATACTTATCTCTACAACATTAATTGCCGCATTAGTGGGTATTGGATCAGCATTGGTATTTGATCTAAGTGCCGAACAAATAGAAGCTGGTCAAGCAGAAACAGATCGTGGGCTTTCAATCGAACAGAGCTTTTCTGAAATGGAAGGACAAACAACACCACAACGAATTCTAAACTTTATTCCGAGTAATATATTCTTGGATATGACTGGTGAACGTCCAACTTCTGTTATTGCTGTAGTAATCTTTTCTGTAATTATCGGTATTGCCACACTCGGTGTTCAACGAAAACAACCAGAGCATGCAGCAATATTTACGAAAGGAATTAACGCCATATTCAGTATCATCATGCGAATAGTAACTCTTGTTCTTCGTTTAACACCATTTGGCGTACTTGCTTTAATGACAAATATGGTTGCGAGTACGAATTATGAAGGAATCATCCAGCTAGGAAAGTTTGTTATCGCGTCCTACGCTGCATTATTAGTGATGTTCGTGATTCACTTAGTACTTGTTGGTGTATTCGGACTTAATCCGATGACCTATTTAAAAAAAGTTATTCCAGTCCTTGTTTTTGCATTCACATCACGTTCAAGTGCTGGAACAATTCCATTAAATATCTCAGCGCAAAAGAATGCACTTGGCGTAGATGATGGGGCAGCAAATATTTCTGCATCATTCGGAGCTACCATGGGGCAAAATGGTTGTGCGGGTATTTATCCGGCCATGTTAGCCGTGATGATTGCTCCGACAGTGGGAATCGATCCTTTATCTCTTGATTTCATTATTCAATTGGTGTTAATTACAGCTATCAGTTCATTTGGTGTAGCTGGTGTTGGTGGAGGAGCTACCTTTGCAGCAATTATTGTTTTATCCTCTATGGGATTACCAGTAGGTCTTGCAGGGTTATTGATCTCGATCGAAGCATTAATTGATATGGGTCGGACCGCTCTAAATGTTAATGGAAGCATGGTATCCGGAACATTAACTTCAAAAGTGATGCGAAACCTTAATCATGAGAAGTACCAAGATAAGAAATCCGTTGTCGAAAACGCAGGAATTTAA
- the ltrA gene encoding group II intron reverse transcriptase/maturase, whose protein sequence is MLMNQILSRDNLILALKRVERNKGSHGIDEMSVKFLRRHLYDNWDSLRENLRKGTYTPSPVRRVEIPKPSGGVRMLGIPTVTDRFIQQAIAQVLHTIFDPSFSEHSYGFRPNRRGHDAVRKARGFIKEGYRWVIDMDLEKFFDKVNHDKLMGVLAKRIKDKELLRLIRKYLQSGVMINGIVVSSEEGTPQGGPLSPLLSNIILDDLDKELEERGLRFVRYADDCNIYVRTKKAGNRVMNSITTFIEEKLRLKVNKEKSAVDRPWKRKFLGFSFTNGKNPKIRIAKESIMRLKQKIREITSRSKPFPMEVRIEKLNKYLMGWCGYYALAETPSKFEEFDKWIRRRLRMCMWKQWKLPRTKVRKLISLGVPDHKAYEWGNTRKNYWRISKSPILSRTLGNSYWSRLGLKSLYQRYEFIRNT, encoded by the coding sequence ATGTTGATGAACCAAATTCTGTCACGGGACAATCTCATTCTCGCACTAAAGCGAGTCGAACGAAATAAAGGAAGTCATGGCATAGATGAAATGTCCGTAAAATTCCTACGAAGACATCTCTATGATAACTGGGATTCCCTTCGGGAGAACTTGAGGAAAGGAACCTATACACCTTCTCCTGTCCGCCGTGTCGAAATCCCGAAACCAAGCGGAGGAGTTCGGATGTTAGGTATTCCAACCGTGACGGATCGTTTCATTCAACAGGCTATTGCCCAAGTACTTCATACAATTTTTGACCCCTCCTTCTCAGAACATAGCTATGGATTCAGGCCCAACCGTCGAGGACATGACGCTGTGAGGAAGGCAAGGGGGTTTATTAAAGAAGGATACAGATGGGTAATTGATATGGACCTAGAGAAATTCTTTGATAAGGTGAACCATGATAAGCTCATGGGTGTTTTAGCGAAGCGCATCAAGGATAAGGAACTGCTTCGGCTTATTCGGAAATACCTACAATCTGGCGTCATGATAAATGGGATAGTAGTTAGCTCCGAAGAAGGCACTCCGCAAGGCGGGCCGTTGAGCCCTCTTCTTTCTAACATTATATTAGATGATTTAGATAAGGAACTGGAGGAGCGTGGGCTACGTTTCGTTCGTTATGCGGATGACTGCAACATCTATGTGAGAACAAAGAAAGCTGGGAATCGTGTAATGAATTCCATTACTACATTTATCGAAGAGAAACTTCGCTTGAAAGTAAATAAAGAGAAATCAGCAGTGGACCGGCCTTGGAAACGTAAGTTTCTTGGTTTTAGTTTCACCAATGGAAAGAATCCAAAAATTAGAATCGCAAAAGAAAGTATTATGCGTCTAAAACAGAAAATCAGGGAAATAACTTCACGTTCCAAGCCATTTCCTATGGAAGTAAGAATTGAGAAATTAAACAAATACCTGATGGGTTGGTGCGGGTATTACGCTTTAGCGGAGACACCTTCAAAGTTTGAGGAGTTCGATAAGTGGATAAGAAGAAGATTGCGCATGTGTATGTGGAAACAATGGAAGCTTCCACGGACGAAAGTCCGAAAGCTGATTAGCTTGGGTGTTCCTGACCACAAAGCATACGAATGGGGAAACACCAGAAAGAATTATTGGCGTATCTCCAAGAGTCCAATCTTAAGCAGAACCCTAGGCAACTCCTATTGGAGTAGACTAGGGCTCAAAAGTCTGTATCAAAGGTATGAATTTATTCGTAATACTTAA
- a CDS encoding SDR family NAD(P)-dependent oxidoreductase, with protein sequence MEGKVVLITGGAGGIGQATAKLLLDYGAKVALVDINEDSLVKAKESLHVEDDRVFTITGNVTVEEDVENYVKQTVDRFGKIDVFFNNAGVNGPVSPITELDQATFEKIMSINVTGVFLGLKHVMKQMKKQGYGSIVNTASNAAYIGSAGMVSYIASKHAVAGITKTAALEVASDGIRVNAVAPAAIDTQMLADIQNNLTPGEPEKSGEALKQGIPAGRFGAPEEVAQVVKFLASDDASFVNGSLYNVDGGMQAD encoded by the coding sequence TTGGAAGGAAAAGTAGTACTTATTACTGGTGGCGCAGGAGGAATCGGACAAGCAACTGCTAAACTACTATTAGATTATGGGGCGAAGGTAGCTTTAGTAGATATTAATGAAGATTCATTAGTAAAGGCAAAGGAATCACTTCATGTAGAAGATGACCGTGTTTTTACAATTACGGGAAATGTGACAGTGGAAGAAGACGTAGAAAATTATGTGAAACAAACAGTAGATCGTTTTGGAAAGATTGATGTTTTCTTTAACAATGCAGGAGTTAATGGACCGGTATCACCGATAACAGAATTGGATCAAGCTACATTTGAAAAGATAATGTCCATTAATGTAACCGGGGTATTTTTAGGTTTAAAGCATGTAATGAAACAAATGAAAAAGCAAGGTTACGGGAGTATAGTAAATACAGCTTCCAATGCTGCTTATATTGGTTCAGCAGGTATGGTTAGCTATATTGCTTCCAAGCATGCAGTTGCTGGTATTACAAAAACTGCTGCGTTAGAGGTAGCATCAGACGGGATACGGGTAAATGCTGTAGCTCCAGCTGCAATCGATACCCAAATGCTTGCTGATATTCAGAATAACCTTACTCCTGGAGAACCTGAAAAATCTGGAGAGGCTTTAAAACAGGGAATTCCAGCAGGAAGATTTGGAGCTCCAGAAGAAGTTGCTCAGGTGGTAAAGTTTTTAGCCTCTGATGATGCATCCTTTGTGAATGGATCGCTTTACAATGTGGACGGTGGAATGCAGGCTGATTAA
- a CDS encoding fluoride efflux transporter FluC, whose protein sequence is MNQFLLFPFGTCLINIFGSFMLGVFMQYYVSESITVGWWLFLGVGVCGGFTTFSTFGLEAVSLIEKKKWVLLILYVVVSVIISICSAWFGYMLYKL, encoded by the coding sequence ATAAACCAATTTTTACTGTTTCCATTTGGAACGTGCCTCATTAATATATTCGGATCATTTATGTTAGGTGTTTTTATGCAATATTATGTATCTGAAAGTATAACTGTAGGATGGTGGCTATTTCTAGGGGTGGGAGTATGTGGTGGATTTACTACATTTTCTACGTTTGGATTAGAGGCTGTGTCACTGATAGAAAAGAAAAAGTGGGTTCTATTAATATTGTATGTCGTAGTATCGGTAATCATTAGTATATGCAGCGCTTGGTTTGGTTATATGCTTTATAAACTTTAA
- the crcB gene encoding fluoride efflux transporter CrcB, translating to MRNVLIVMLGGFIGANLRYWLGEWMSSSSGFPTGTFVINAIGCFLLGWLLTYSEKNRLLSKEWSLLLGTGLIGSFTTFSTFSVETLLLIESAKYIVASLYVFGSIFLGIGLAYIGVRLALYCKKEEDIA from the coding sequence ATGAGGAATGTTCTTATCGTTATGCTCGGTGGTTTTATAGGTGCAAATTTGCGTTACTGGTTAGGAGAATGGATGTCATCAAGTAGTGGATTTCCAACCGGTACGTTTGTGATTAATGCAATAGGATGCTTTTTACTTGGATGGCTTTTAACTTATTCTGAGAAAAATAGACTTTTGAGTAAAGAGTGGTCGCTTCTGTTGGGAACAGGATTGATTGGTTCATTTACAACTTTTTCTACTTTTTCTGTAGAAACATTACTACTTATAGAGTCAGCTAAATATATAGTTGCAAGCTTATATGTGTTCGGGAGTATATTTTTGGGAATTGGGTTAGCTTATATTGGAGTAAGACTGGCACTATACTGTAAAAAAGAGGAAGATATAGCATGA
- a CDS encoding glycerol-3-phosphate responsive antiterminator → MDRLAYIVDIVQSQVIASVKKEQDLQKAVTSNANVIFLLTGDLLSTKKYIDRLKEANKSTFIHLDFIDGLTNSRNAIQYIAREWKPLGIVTTKSNLIKYAKEENLATIQRIFVIDKNALAKGVEIANSVRPDAIEILPGLMPKIIDQITKQTHLPVIAGGLISDKQEIMNGLKAGALAISSGDPSLWNLDL, encoded by the coding sequence ATGGATAGATTGGCTTATATCGTGGATATTGTTCAGTCGCAAGTCATTGCCTCTGTGAAGAAGGAACAAGACCTTCAAAAAGCGGTTACCTCAAACGCAAACGTTATATTTTTATTAACTGGAGATTTACTCTCCACGAAGAAATATATTGATAGATTAAAAGAAGCAAATAAATCGACCTTTATTCACCTCGACTTTATCGATGGGTTAACCAATTCGAGAAATGCTATCCAATATATCGCTAGAGAATGGAAACCTCTTGGTATAGTCACAACAAAAAGTAATCTGATTAAATATGCGAAGGAAGAAAATCTAGCGACCATACAACGTATTTTTGTAATAGATAAAAATGCTTTAGCAAAAGGAGTAGAAATCGCAAATTCTGTTCGTCCTGATGCCATTGAAATACTACCAGGATTAATGCCGAAAATAATTGATCAAATTACAAAACAAACCCACCTGCCAGTAATTGCAGGTGGATTGATTAGTGATAAACAAGAAATCATGAATGGACTAAAAGCCGGGGCACTTGCTATTTCTTCCGGGGATCCTTCCCTTTGGAATTTAGATTTATAA
- a CDS encoding HAD-IIA family hydrolase, which translates to MQRGFIFDLDGTIYIENQLIPGVFETVQQLIQRGDKVIYFTNKSIESIATYVQKLRALGIEVKNNQVVNSNYLVARYLEKNISLQAKVMVIGENPLIEEIEKKGIKCTWDPLETSYVIIGWDREFTYEKLNLVFQAWKKGATIIATNPDRTCPVENGEIPDCGAMIGALEGATGEKIELILGKPSVQAAQFITQELMQLPPEQCYMVGDRIETDIKMGIESGMHTVLVLTGITTKKMINQSQYHPEFVVDSVRDIIDTIINLNSKGKDPRKK; encoded by the coding sequence TTGCAGAGAGGATTCATATTTGATTTAGATGGTACGATCTATATTGAAAATCAATTAATTCCTGGAGTTTTTGAAACTGTACAACAACTCATTCAACGTGGAGATAAGGTTATCTACTTTACAAATAAATCAATCGAAAGTATTGCCACTTATGTACAAAAACTAAGGGCTTTAGGTATCGAAGTGAAAAATAACCAAGTCGTGAACTCTAATTATCTAGTTGCTCGATATTTAGAAAAAAATATCTCACTCCAAGCAAAGGTGATGGTCATAGGTGAAAATCCTTTAATTGAAGAAATAGAAAAGAAAGGTATTAAGTGTACGTGGGATCCTTTAGAAACGTCCTATGTAATTATCGGTTGGGATCGAGAGTTCACATATGAAAAGCTCAATCTTGTGTTTCAAGCTTGGAAAAAAGGAGCAACAATCATCGCGACGAATCCGGACCGAACATGTCCAGTGGAAAATGGCGAAATTCCAGATTGTGGAGCGATGATTGGAGCTTTAGAAGGGGCAACTGGGGAAAAAATTGAGTTGATACTAGGAAAACCGTCTGTCCAAGCAGCACAATTTATTACACAGGAATTGATGCAACTTCCGCCTGAGCAATGCTACATGGTTGGTGATCGCATAGAAACCGATATAAAAATGGGCATTGAGAGTGGGATGCATACCGTATTAGTACTTACAGGCATCACAACGAAAAAAATGATAAACCAATCACAATACCATCCTGAATTTGTCGTTGATAGTGTTCGAGATATAATAGACACAATTATAAATCTAAATTCCAAAGGGAAGGATCCCCGGAAGAAATAG